One Helianthus annuus cultivar XRQ/B chromosome 12, HanXRQr2.0-SUNRISE, whole genome shotgun sequence genomic region harbors:
- the LOC110892939 gene encoding uncharacterized protein LOC110892939, translating into MQMFRARSQATKRVQGDYNVQYTMLRDYCEELLRANPGTTIKIEVEKEPNPHSPTRQFKRIYICLAGLKRGFQIAGRNLLGLDGCFMKGPYPGQVLTTVGIDANNGIYPVAYALVESESKASWTWFLMCLGDDLGLDPNSYFTFISDRQKGIIPAIEKVYPKAEHRFCLRHIHENMKPRWKGDVYKDLLWSCASVLTPRGWENAMKAVEEEDKDLHDWLKEIPPRHWSRSHFSGREKCDVLLNNPCEVFNRQLVYGRDKPIITCLEFIREYLMKNIVVVKKLIAKCNGPLTPAATRIFDAIKSEASQYTCIWTGGAKYQVSQGLDQRVVNLGERTCSCRKWDLTGMPCKHAVAAIWNQGLHGGGEPILERWVDQAYWYETWKLVYECTIEPINGMDEWPKSRCPTTLLPPKHHNQIGRPKKKRKKSVEELSQTQTQTQNTEASIPEAGKLTRKGNTVTCEICKARGHNKRTCKKRQKKQDVDASQDGASQVGASQSGAGPSENVGASQSGAV; encoded by the exons ATGCAGATGTTTAGGGCTAGGTCTCAGGCAACAAAGAGAGTTCAAGGTGATTATAATGTTCAATATACAATGCTTAGAGATTACTGTGAAGAATTGCTTAGGGCTAATCCTGGTACAACAATAAAAATTGAGGTTGAGAAGGAGCCTAACCCACATTCTCCAACAAGGCAGTTTAAAAGGATATACATTTGTTTAGCTGGTTTAAAAAGGGGATTTCAGATAGCTGGTAGAAATTTGTTGGGTCTAGATGGATGTTTCATGAAGGGGCCTTATCCAGGGCAGGTCTTAACTACAGTTGGTATAGATGCAAACAATGGCATCTACCCGGTAGCCTATGCATTGGTTGAGTCAGAATCTAAAGCTTCATGGACATGGTTTTTGATGTGCTTGGGAGATGATCTAGGGCTGGATCCCAACTCATATTTCACCTTTATAAGTGATAGGCAGAAG GGTATAATACCAGCAATAGAAAAGGTGTATCCAAAGGCTGAACATAGGTTCTGCCTAAGGCATATACATGAGAATATGAAACCAAGATGGAAGGGTGATGTCTACAAAGATTTGTTATGGAGCTGTGCTAGTGTCCTTACACCAAGAGGTTGGGAAAATGCAATGAAGGCAGTTGAGGAAGAAGATAAAGACTTACATGACTGGTTGAAAGAAATTCCTCCAAGGCATTGGTCTAGATCTCATTTCAGTG GTAGGGAAAAGTGTGATGTACTCCTGAACAATCCGTGTGAGGTCTTCAATAGGCAACTGGTGTATGGTAGGGACAAACCTATCATCACTTGTCTTGAATTCATTAGGGAATACCTAATGAAAAATATTGTGGTTGTCAAAAAGCTAATTGCCAAGTGTAATGGTCCTTTAACACCTGCTGCTACTAGGATCTTTGATGCAATCAAGTCTGAAGCCTCACAGTACACTTGCATTTGGACTGGAGGAGCAAAGTATCAGGTCAGTCAAGGGTTAGATCAAAGGGTTGTTAATCTTGGTGAAAGGACATGCTCATGCAGGAAATGGGACCTTACTGGTATGCCTTGCAAGCACGCAGTGGCTGCAATCTGGAATCAGGGTCTACATGGAGGTGGGGAACCCATACTAGAAAGGTGGGTTGATCAAGCATACTGGTATGAAACATGGAAGCTGGTTTATGAGTGTACCATTGAACCAATCAATGGTATGGATGAATGGCCAAAGTCGAGATGCCCCACCACTTTGTTACCTCCTAAACATCATAACCAGATAGGCAGACCAAAGAAAAAAAGGAAGAAGTCAGTAGAGGAATTAAGTCAAACACAGACCCAAACACAGAATACTGAAGCATCCATTCCAGAAGCGGGAAAGTTGACCAGAAAGGGAAACACTGTAACCTGTGAGATTTGCAAGGCAAGAGGCCACAACAAGAGGACATGCAAGAAAAGACAGAAAAAACAAGATGTAGATGCAAGTCAAGATGGTGCAAGTCAGGTTGGTGCAAGTCAAAGTGGTGCAGGTCCAAGTGAAAATGTTGGTGCAAGTCAAAGTGGTGCAGTTTAG